AGACTACTTCTCTCCATAAAATAGTCTAAAGCTGGTCTGACGACATCCTTTTTATATCGCGGCCAGCCAGACTTAATGTATAGTCTGACCTTCTGCAGGGTTTCATcctgctctgtctctgccttTATGCGCTCCAGCACTGTTTTAGGCCTTTCCTGCTCTTCGATGGCGTCCATGTATGCCTGATCCGCTTTTGACTCCGGGTGCCTCGACAGAACGTCAGGTATTATCATGTTCTTACCTGGGATGTACTCAGCGACAGGGTTGAACTTCATTAGGCGGATCAGAAGTCGCTGACACCTCAGTGGAGTTTTGTCTAGGTCTCTGTGGTTGATGAGTGTCACCAGTGGATTATGTTCGGTAAGTAATTTGTAGCTTTCCAGACCACACAGATGAACTTTTCTGAAGCCCATACACTAGCAAGGCACTCTTTTTCTATCTGTGCATACTTCTTTTCCGCCTCAATTAGGGTACGTGAGCAGTAGGCTACTGGTTTGAGTGTGCCTCCATGATTTTGCAGCAGTACTCCTCCTAATCCATAACTGGATGCGTCAGCACCTACTACAGTAGGCAGTTTTGGATCAAAGTACTGAAGGACAGGTGCAGAGGATATCAGTGTTTTTACCTTCTTAAAGGCTGCTTCTTGCTGCGAGTCCCACACCCAAGCCACTGCATTCTTCAACAGCTCGTTAAGGGGATGAAGGATTTGTGACAAGTTGGGTATGTATCTGCCATAACATAATTCACCATGCCAAGTACCCTTTTTAACTCACTCACATTTGTGAGTGGTGATGGCAGACACTCTTTCTGGGCTTGGGGTCACTCCCTCCTGACTGATAACTTGGCCCAGAAAGTGAAGAGATGCCTGCCTGAACTTACACTTTTGAGTTGAGTTTTAAGCCAGATGCGCGGATTGTCTCCATCACTCTTTTCAGGCGGCAGTCGTGATCTTCCAGAGTGGGTCCAAACACAAGTATGTCGTCCATGTAAACTACCGTGCCCTCGTGATCCTGCAGCAGTTATTGCATCCTCCTTTGGAATATCTCTGGTGCCGATGTTATTCCGTTTAAAACAGTACCAACATTTGGTGTTATGAAGGTAGTTAACTTTGAACTTTGACTTTCTTCATCTAGGGCCATCTGCCAAAATCCACTGGCAGCATCCAGAGTTGTGTACACCTTACTTCCGGCCAGTTTGTGCAAGATGCTGTCTGTGGTTGGCAAGATAAACTTTTCTCTTTTCACGTTCTCATTCAGTTTAGTAAGAACTACGCAGATTCTTACTTTTCCACTCAGCTTAATCACAGGCACCATTGGCGCTACCCATTCCGTGGGCTCCGTCACGCGCTCTATTATGCCATTTTCTTCCATTCTGTTCAGCTCCTCTTCTACTTTTGGCAGCAGCGGAATGGGTATGCGGTGAGGGGCTGCAACACTGTATGGTTTAGcgttttcttttaaaactattttgatgGGGTCTCCTTTAAGCAGTCCTAACTCCCCAAACACACTGACTTCTCCTATGTGTTGTATCAGACCCAGGCGAACACTGACAGATCTGCTCAGCAGGTTATCACCTGTAGACTTGGCTACTATTACCCTAAAGTAAcagtcttttatttttctcccttttaaCTCTTGTTTTTTAGCTAGGAATTGTCCCAAATGGACCACTTTTCCTCCTGGACTTTCCAGTTTAGAAGTAACTGGCCTAAGTTTTGGTTTGACACGGAGGCGGCTATATGTAGCCTCATTTATTATCGTTGTGTCAGCACCAGAATCCATCTTGAAGCTAACTGGAGTATGGAATATCACTAGAGTTGTGCGCCATGGTGGCTCTGTATCAGTGATCCACTGCTttgccaaacaggccagaaggcgagatgggcgcatccaggagaaaagccctctccttcccctggatggctgcggttgagccacagatggcgctccgtagccaccaaagccgtcatggatcggccgatggaacgggccgtttccttggtcacacggagagccaagtccgtcgctctacagagctccgtcaggtcctcctcagagggacctccccctacgtcacagtcccgaaggagatcggcctggtatgcctgcaagactGCCATCGTATGtaggctggcaccagctcgacctgctgccatgtaggccttgcccaccaattAGGAtgtcatccgacacggcttggtggggagcgccggcgtccggagggatgaggcgaggttgggagagaggtagctagccagtgcctcctccactcgtggcatcgctccgtagccgtgctgtctgattcccgtcacgttgccgtagtccagccggggggacgtagacagccgcgcagagaagggtttattccatgataagaaagaaagaagaaaaaatggtaggggccgacgcgggggtggcgctcggtgttgcagaaaccgctcatctagtttgctgcctgccgatggctgctgcaccgcctgtggccaatcaatgtgcagcttggccacggcccgcgtcaccacttccaacaactcctcgtatcctggcgagggctgatgacgttccgtttcctctatgctaagcacatctagctcctcagagccagatcgtgtcaGCCTTTCCGGACTCGCCCCTCGAGTGGGAGANNNNNNNNNNNNNNNNNNNNNNNNNNNNNNNNNNNNNNNNNNNNNNNNNNNNNNNNNNNNNNNNNNNNNNNNNNNNNNNNNNNNNNNNNNNNNNNNNNNNTAAAAGCACCCAAGAATGGATAAGAACAAAACGTTGGACTATTCTGAAGTGGCCTTCTATGAGTCCTGATCTGAATCCTATCGAACATCTATGGAAAGAGCTGAAACTTGCAGTCTGGAGAAGGCACCCATCAAACCTGAGACAGCTGGAGCAGTTTGCTCAGGAAGAGTGGGCCAAACTACCTGTTAACAGGTGCAGAGGTGTCATTGAGAGCTACAGAAAACGTTTGATTGCAGTGATTGCCTCTAAAGGTTGTGCAACAAAATATTAGGTTAGCGGTCCCATCATTTTTGTCCatgccattttcatttgttttattatttacaatattatgttgaataaacaatcaaaagaaaagtctgattTCTATTAAATGTGGAATAAACAATGGTGGATGCCAAttacttttgtcagtttcaagttatttCAGTGAAAATTGTGCATTCTTCGTTTTTTGTGGAGGGGTACCAACAAATTTGGGCACGTCTGTATGTCTCACTTAAGGCTGAGCTTAAGGCTGGTAAAAACTTGACAGTCTTGGTCACTTTTTGGACGAAATGTGAACTAGAGAATGAccaaaatgtcatgttttcactAACTTTGTGAAACAGCTTCCTTGTCTTAATAATTATGCGTTTTGTTATAATCTGTCTGGCGTAGAAACACCAGGTGTCTCTGCTGCTTTAGATGACTGATCGAAGAGGAATGCTGTGTTAAACTTGTGCTTGTGTTGTTCCTCAAGGGATTTTGTggttaaagttatttttatttttgcttttattaataCCTTTCATTCGAGACAGAGTCAGAAGAAAAGGAGCGAGGGGAGACAAAACCAAACAAGTGGAACATTTTTAGAATGACCCTGAACCAAAACAAATCATTTTGaggcaaaatgaaaaaagactACAAGCAGAAAAGATCAACGAAATCAGCTGAGAATGACTCATCACCTCCCGTTGTCATTTGCTGATTTCTGATAAGAAAGACTTGTGTCATGTAGTGCAGTGCAACAAAATAACCAAATGCTTGGGTCTTAAGAGGTTCTTTTTTTGtggcttctttcttttttaggGTGATTCAGTTCTATGTTTAGAGGATGCACTTTGTGGTGGTATTATATTGGCCTAAATTATAATGAAAAGAGTTTATAACTGCGTCAACAACAATTAATAATGCTAAATTTCACAAAAGATTCACTTTTGCAAGACATTTGTATTGGACTGCATAGCACTCAGTATTTACACAAAACTGTTTGGCGGGAGTTACTTTAAGGAAGGTGCTTGTGTTGATAAACCTGAGTTAAATGTGTTGCTTTACCAGCAAAAACAAGAATCTGGTCAAACTGGTTTTATTTGGCATCGGTTTGAAGGTTAGattctgttttgtgttgttttcctgTAACCAAGactgacaatttttttttaccttaattGACTTATTACTGGTACCCGGTACCGGGGGCAGCCGGGCTGTGGGTggatgttccgttctcaatctacaggcctgtaaagcatgggtgtgcttttggtgaAAGGAACATAAGCCAggaacagtaaatattgccaaaatatagACATTCGCcttgtatattttgaaaatattgcatgataactgttgtattttagtttattttcatcagatttacagttacaattgcattctaggtgtattagaagatattcagttgcattataagcttccttatgatggttttgaaggtttattgcattaatatATAGCTtgttttaccaggcgaggatgaaaatatcatatttccatgtagtctgtaatggtaaaataaatttatattccttagtttctgacctttcaaaggagaccagaattatgcatcttgatgcatgcAGATGGttgagttattcctgattcattttggatATGTTATTGTAGgcttttttcctggaaaaaggtGCCTGTCCCCAACAGGTTAATATATTAGTAATGGCCAAGAggaaagaaattatttttacatgttgcTTCCTGTGGCTAGAACAAGCGACCTCCAAACAGATCTGAATGTTGCATTGAGCAATAGATCAATACATAATCTAAATAATGTAATGAAGAATGCAtttagaaaaatttaaattcaaatgtgtATAACATCTTCAACATTACCGCTTGATTAACAGAGTCTTCTCTTTTCATAGGCGAGTTACTATCACCAAATATTTTAAGAAAAGCGGTCTTCAGGTGTATTTTACAGACCAGATGCAGTGAGACAACAAAGCAAACTTCACTGGTTATTCTCACATTGTATGAGAGGTGAGACCTTGtttgaacatgtaaacaattacaATTAGTAAACTAAAGTTAAACCTCTGTCTTATTTTTGTTGGGAAGTCTATTTTTGGACTATGTCTGAGTGTAGAGCCGAAAACATGCACAGTCGAAGTAACCATTGCAGCCGAGGTTATGCCATCACTACACACCATTCCTTAAGTTGTTAAAGAAAAATTGTGAGCCAGTTTCAGGCGTGAtgaagaagtttcagagactgatgaaggCTTACATAGCATGGTTTAATGAGACTCAGCCAGTGGAGCCAGTaggttcttgtaaacattcttgtaagatTCAACCTCtcaagattcccagagaacaccgatctgctagcctgacgcctgagctactgCCATGACACGCACATTCGTGTACAAATGGGCGTACAGACACATATCAACTACACACAATTGCAAACCTGCAGCCTTGGATCAgcaacacagacagcagcaaaAGTGCCAAATGCAAATCTTACGGGGTGCtgctcttaattgcatccacgttccctcacttgcgtcttaGTCCCGCCCACCGGGGATGCATGGAGAGATGCAAGGACACCAAGCcaggagagaaagaatgagGAAAGATGTTTTAAGAGACatgagatgtcctttcctctgacagctgatccagaaaCGGATGTCGTTTTATGTGACGCTTCAGtcggctctaacagctgtagagacttttgatagaatttgtgtctgcacacatgtgcacagtGTTGGTATTAATAAAGTCTCACAGTGCACAGCAGCAtgattctctctgtagctgtttaacaaacacctgaaAATGAATAGGCtaattataggctactgtatgtcCTGCTTAGAGGCACAGGATTgtttctactggcacaatgcttataatctgcatttatatttattaattttgattGTGAATTCGTTATTGAATAGGcctaacccagaatatgatcatggtgtcttGTGAtgtattaggctaaatgtttcagggaaatGAAATGGTGTAACTCAAATCAAACTTTTAGGCTTTCCGTTTATGtcctcttctgatatcctttaacactagGCTACTGCATAGCCGACAGtttatttgcaagtcacatGGCTGTTGTTCAGACCTGCAATGAACTCAGTCAAATACTGCCTAAGACTTTGGAATGACACACTTCAGTTTATTGTTATCTGTCGTGATGCATCAGATCAGTCTGgacagctgcagcgtccaatcaatataATGGCTACCCAATAACGGGTTGTGTCTGCCAGTGAAAGACTTCCGCGAAGGATGCACTGATGTATCCTCGGtcatagctcctcagagatcgctCCTCGATCCTCGATCCTTGATCCTCAATACTCGATCCTCCCagcgcaaataagagctttgggacgcTCTGCAAGATAGCGGAGCGGAACAACTTCGGGTTCAAGCAaggaaacgacaaataagagacttgagaaggaCCCACAGTGGtaggaatgtggttttgtgttcatgtgatcctgtttaagtctgtttctatttctgtgtagccttgtttttTCCTTCACATGTCCGAGTTTACTCTGTATCTGGTTTCATGGTTTTGGGTTCTGTAttgatcttgtcatgtttagggttttgtagcAAAGTTAGTTCTTATgtttatctgcatgttttttacCTGCTCAAGTCCCTATCCTAGGTTTCCATGTTTCAGTgtagtcctgtctcctgtttggtccggTCTCAGTCCATGCCCTGATTTTGcagtctttccatgttttgtgttttactttggtagatctgccTTAGTTGtgtttcacttcctgttttactttgtagtatTCAGTACTCatgtgtccttgtctagcttgTCTAGTCCTTCCtgtttgattacctgatgtgtttcacCTGTGCTACACTCCTtgcttgtttgtctgtgtgtgtatataagcCATCAGTTTTGTCTAGTCCTTGTTGTTGTcttatgttgagtgttctgccctGTCCCTGTGTTTCTGGATGACCCTGCCTTTGCTTACCTCAGTTTGGATTTACTGTTGTTTGGACTTTGCCATGTACCAGTGAGAGCCTGTTTAGTTTTTGTTGGTTTAAATAAACCACCTGCATTGCATCCTGCTTttgtgtcttgcgtttgggtcctaacctgcctctgcactcAGCCAACCGTGACACACAGTCTGCCACACAAAGTAGCTGACACAGTACATAAATAACCACAGAACAAATAGCAATCAAGAAACGCACAGCAACTCATTATGCCTGCATTCATGCCAGCATAAATGAATGGATGACAGCATCTGATCACGATCCATGTGGCAATTGCCGCTGTCCCTCGTGGGCCCTTGTAATCAGCTGGGCCCCGGTGCATTGCACCAGTTGCACCGTCTCTACGTACTCCACTGGCACTGTCTCTCCCTAATCAGTCTAACTGTCATCACTCTAACAAGGACAAGGACGAGGACGGTTACAGAGGCAAAtgactctaagctagacctgccTTACCTTTTCTTTTACATGGATGAAGCCACCTTAAGCAATATCTTTAACATAGTGAGTTCATTTTTTATAAGATTGAACTCTGACTGTGTGACTTTAGTTAGGTTTTTGCAAAGGGCAGCAGCTTCTCATTCAGCTTGTCTTGTTATGCTGACGGACTGCTGTATTAATTTTAATCCCTGTCACCACTCTGTGCCAGAGTATATAATTGGCAACTGAGACCAAAAATTCTCCTTAAATGTGTTAACACATTTTCCAACATGATTTTGGCTGTGTGCATGCATAATTTAGATGGCACTGGATGATCCTGTGATTGTTCTTTGTTGCCCATACTTGTGTCTGCACACTGACTTATACTACTCATTATAAGAGTGCTTCCAGTGAAGTCCTCATACATAAAGAAATATGATCACTGACAGAGACGGGATTGAGAACATTATCAGAAATgagtacatttgtttttatctccCATTTGCTGCTTACcattattaaaatgaaagtgaaaacatCCACTCTAATCAGGTTCCTTTTCACCCTTCAAGGCAACAAACTGtgatgaattaaatcaaaaccAAAGATATACCGCCTGTGGTATgcatatgtatttatttcacaaTAATGTGCTTCgtttaaattacaaaaatatagtATATTCAAAGATGAGTCATGCAGCGCATCATGCCGTTGTAATTATCCTGACAGATACATAATGGTTTGTTAAGAAATGGCATCATTTAAATCCAGAGCCTACATTAGCGTCCAGTGGATTGTAAAATTATAAACCTGTCATTCAGGCAGCCAACTCAAGTTGAATAAACTATTATCTGCATGCAGAATATATATATGAGTTGATTTTTGATGTCTAGGCTCTGACTTCGTCATACAGTATATTGCAAGATCAGCACCGCAGAGACCAGTGAGTGACCCTGGACTGATTATGAGACAATGGACCCCCCAACATGTCATAGGAGCAAGACCCCCAGATACAAAACGACTCGGCCGCTACAAACCTATGCCCGATGCACACTaaaggattttcaaatcttaaccAATATTAAAAATGTGGGATATTACAGACGACAGAATTACcagatttttaatatttgaatcTTAAGAACGCCCATACCAGCAGATTCAGTTAAGACGCAGGACCACATACTTGCCATTTATACTAAACGGTTTCTGCTGGTTCTGGGGACTTGGGATCTGACAAAAACTCACGTGATCAAATGTGACTTCAGACAtcaacaaacatggaggcagactgtccTCATCAGCTAGTTGCATTTGTGTGGGctatgttttgcacagaaaaacaaaaacagaaaataaaactgcattaacTGATGAACTTGTGGCTGAAAAGAGGGAATTAGCatggtttatacatttttatagaaCAAGTAAACTGGTTGGTGACGCTTCCTGGTCAGcttgctctcattggctgtttcTGATCGGATGTACCTCCATTTCAATttgtaaatattgtaaaacttaaattaatagcTGAGTCCCAAAGAGCCacctacctcctttactggcctggtatAGGAACACATTTTAGCATATAAAcacaggtctccattaaacgcctggtctggtttttaagTAAGTTCTTTGGAtctataaaacctcttaaaccccgccgGTTCGCCCGCATTAGCTGCTCCTGAGCTGCTTAgatcattaaaacaaatattaattttaaacGTTTGATCAATACAcaccacacttctctcatcctgcaccctgtttGTTTTCGCTATGTTGCGGCCTTCAAAATGTTTGTTGGAGCTAGATCAATTTAATGACATGTATTTGATGATATTGGGTAATTTTTATATGAGTAAtaatctgtttaaataaattaactgtTTCATCATAGCCTATTTCAGTcttgtgcaagaggaattacAGGcttgtcccatatggacgcctgtcccaaatatacgCAGGGTCAAGTCagttagcaaataaaagccgtgctgttaatcaaagttttacggttgTAACGACCCAAAATCAGGGTGCCTCCAATCCAGTTGGTGACCTAAAGTCGATGTCTGTAAACCCCTCACACTACAGAATTATTTTGGATGATAATTGCTTCCGACCAGCCTCGGCTCGAGAGtcgttgttgctgttgttgggAGGGGCAAATCGGACCCAAAATTGGCCCAATTACCCTCCATTGTTCATAgttcttttttgtctcttttttgttgtatttgttgtatttgttttatgtctctttgtagttattttgggTCTCTTTGTActtatttgtgtttctttatagttgttttgcatctgtctACAAAACAGTTCAATCATCTGTTCATATGTaccagacaaaaacaacaaaactaaactaaactaaaataacgaGCAGTTAGAGGGAACACAAAAGAAGGAACTTGCAattgaaaggggaaaaaagtgctATTTGGCTCTGTAAATTAGATGTTTTTTCAATAGAGTCTTGAAGACCTATAACAAACTAGATGACATTATATTTGCTTTCAAACTGTTCCCGAGAGAGGGACATCtatatttaatgaaatattgATATTTCAGAAGTACGACAGTGAGGTAAATTTCAATCCTTTGAAGAATTTAATGAAGGTctgagaattgattttaaacattttggcaAATGTCAGGGTGGCTGTTAGGTACAATCAAATACATAAAACCATATGTCTAAAATGTGAACTTCATAAATGTTTAATACATTTCCTAAACAATGGGACAGGTGAGTCATAGCTACTTGAACCATTttcatgatttcttttttttcaggaTTGAGAGTATCTTGTTAAGGCAGCATGAGTTTGTAGCATCCCAACAACAGTGTACACCGgtgtatatttataaataataatacaaagttAAATAACAAGTAAGCAATGGTCAGTCAACAGACTTTTCTCGACAGACATTAGATTTTTACAAATCAGTGTGGATGTTCCAAGCAAgactttacatttaaaaagacttGTAAGAGACACTTGCATTATCTGAAGTGGCTGAACTGTCTCATAGGTTTCACTGCattcattattttctatatGCTTCAGGTGAGAGTGATCCTTTAAGTGCCAGGATATAACTGCTTATCCAACAGACTGGACATCTCCATCCAGGACAGGTCCCACTGCACTTCTGTCACGTCCTGCTTGGTCGCAGGAAGCTCCACTGCCGGTAGATTCTCTATTGGAAGTGCCAGACAGCTACTTGTGCAAAACCTCTGGTACCTTTACACAAATACAGTAATCAGTTAAGCATTTGCTCAACAGTCTGTTTGACTTGTGATTCATGCCTGGATGTTATCTCTCTAATGACATGCTTACAGTAGAAAGTGGGTTGACGATTTTTTAATAGATACAGTGACTGACCTGTAGTGACAAATTAGCCAAACACTTAGAAGGATGAGGAACAGAAGTACAATTCCACAAAAAAGAATGATCCATTTCCAGGAGCCTGATAAGAGAGAGCAAATAATATTAGTTTGAATGTGTCAGGATAAGACCATAACACAGTAGTACCAGAAACTACATGACTACTACACCACATCCTACTGTATCTCTGTAGCTGCTCATTAACACCTGCAATCACACTAAGAAGCCTTTCAGTATGGCATACATCGGCCTGATTCATAGGATAGGTAAATTAATGTATTAACAATGCAAAATCATTTTACCCATAGTGGATGCTGCTGTCCCATCTGTTGATGTGAAGTTGCCTAAAAGACATAACAATTGACATCTTTCACTGATCCTCTTTGACTTATATTGCACCAAGCggaataataaatattatcatCGAATGTAATTAAGCCACACAGCCGACCTCGGGCAGGTCTCACTGATAACCAGCTCTCTGGGCTCTCCATCTTTCTGTCCTGGGATGCACACTTGTATAAGCCTTCATCTTCCAGTGTCACATTCTCAATAGTCATCTCTATTACTCCAtctgaactggaaaaaaaagtttcagcGATGATTTCTCTTCCGTTTTTAAAGAAGGTGGCATTACTGTGGTTGCCAATCCTGTACTGACAATACAAGACCACTTTATTGCCTGCAAATACAGGAAAGGCAGGAGACTTTAAGATGATGGTACCATCTGTGGGACAAAGACAGAAGACACGGTTAAAAGACATATTGCTTCACTATAACCTCTCACTCTTTATTATttcttgttgtttcttttgaatACAGTCACtcacacaacacatttaaactTTAACATCACTGTTACACAACTCACTGCTTGCtgtgatgttgactgtgttgcTGCGACTCTTAGTGTCCTCACACCAGTACAGTTGGTTCTCCCTCCCGGCAACAGTGAACTCACACTTGTCTATGCTAACAGCATCCCCTGGTGTTGGACAATTTGAAGTGTACAAGTCTTTTTTGTCCAGAGAAAACTGCATCATCTTCCAACCTGAGGAGTAAGGGCACTGCAGAAGGAAAGTCTCCCCTTTGAAGATCTGTCTGGTGCtgggagtcagagtcagagaaGGAGGAGGCAGCTCTGGAGGACAGAGGTGGACAGAGGGAACAGAAGAGAAATTGAGAAGAAGACAATCAAGAAATGCAGATGTTTCATACCGTAGCAGTTCGCAAATGCACTAGTGATAGACCGTAATCGTAACCGTAATTAATCGTTATAAAACATGacaatttaaaattgtattttggcTGCCCCGCTTTCTTTATATCGGCATCAGTATCGGCCATTGAAAAACCATATTGGTCGACCGCTAAAATGTACCAGCAGTTCTGCACGTCTGGCTGTAGACTAATGCGTCACATGGGATCTTAACTGATGTAACAACATATCTCGATAAAATCCTGACAATTATCACACAGTATGTGTTTATATTATTGATTAACTGTCTTTATTGAACTCAGCTGTATGTTCTTATACTAAACATTGTCAAATGCTAGCACCATGACTCCAGGGATGGCAATGTAAATCCGTCTATCCCCTACATTGGTCCAGGctgaaatatttataatatttataacaattGGATGagttgccatgaaatttggtacagagaTTCATGTTCCACTCAGgataataactttggtgattcccTCAATTTTCcatctaaatattaaaatgccCATTTGTCCAGTTCTGTGACTTATCACCAAATACCTAGAAAACTAATAACATTGCCATCAACCTCAGCTAAAAACAAGaccatgctaacacgctaaactaagatggtgaatgtgttaaataTTATAACTGGttagcatcagcatgttagtattGTCACTGTGAGTATGTTAGCATTTAGGTCAAAGCAgccagagacgttttatagaggagacacgccactcaatcacatcctcaatacaactctatggggaaagcctgtaacggcaaagatggcagttatcccgcccctcccgctagaaagccaatcgtctgcttttaacagccaacgCGGGAAACAGGTGTTTGGTATATTGTTAAAGGTAGGTGGACTGGTCTAAAACATTTTGTATGTGTTGTACAACAGATGTTTGTGATACATATTTATTTCAGGTCGCTGTAATACTTAAAAGTGTTATTTCCATTTTAGGATTCACTACTTAGCCGACATATATTTGAAATTGGTATAAACCACGATGTAGAATATATTAACCTTAAGAGTTCAGTGGCTGTTATACATTCGGACGTCAAactaatataaaaataactgCATATATGTGTTGTTGCATCAGAAGTCAGTGACTACACAACCTTAACGCTCTTCTTTGTTTTCATGTGTATATAGTAGGAACCTGATGCCTCACTGCTCACCTGACACAATGAGCACTGTCGGCATGCTGGGCACTGCCACAAGGGTGGTGTTGTCCTTCCACCAATCAGCTTGGCACCAATACTTGCCCGCGTCCTCCCTCGTTACGGCGGTGATGGAGTAGCTGTCACCGGAGACCACGTGCCTGGGGTTTGGGGTCGGAGCAGTGTATGAATTGTGCCTGAACCATTGGTATCTCCGCACAGATCTGAAGTTTGACCCCAGTGTgcactgcaacaacacacactcaccaagGTAGATGTTTGACCCCCGAGGCCACACAGACACTCCGACCTTCCCAATCACTGCAGGAATAAATCATTATAATCATTATGGTTTGTGGTTTTTCATGCTTGTGTAATATATACACTGAATGTGAGACAGGTGcaggtttttttaaatgtat
This genomic window from Micropterus dolomieu isolate WLL.071019.BEF.003 ecotype Adirondacks linkage group LG05, ASM2129224v1, whole genome shotgun sequence contains:
- the LOC123971550 gene encoding uncharacterized protein LOC123971550, translating into MMQFSLDKKDLYTSNCPTPGDAVSIDKCEFTVAGRENQLYWCEDTKSRSNTVNITASNGTIILKSPAFPVFAGNKVVLYCQYRIGNHSNATFFKNGREIIAETFFSSSDGVIEMTIENVTLEDEGLYKCASQDRKMESPESWLSVRPARGNFTSTDGTAASTMGSWKWIILFCGIVLLFLILLSVWLICHYRYQRFCTSSCLALPIENLPAVELPATKQDVTEVQWDLSWMEMSSLLDKQLYPGT